In one window of Hylaeus volcanicus isolate JK05 unplaced genomic scaffold, UHH_iyHylVolc1.0_haploid 12050, whole genome shotgun sequence DNA:
- the LOC128882537 gene encoding uncharacterized protein LOC128882537 isoform X3, producing MRTPKKKPISTFFSNPEQIQEARGRCHKRSNSFNSDASYSNTKPFEEMTEKNELYSKDAVKLFTSCFYDFAKHPLSEGTKRRNTVKKYQNFKSKCRQLSLVFYILFLLGVTAKETTKSQDLNFICFLLASFGSYIISILIGWFVIIVTLSRKHVIYSITLIFKRVFYRTILLHNCCYFTSSFVEDESKHFQNTTSRNKTKNKKKNFFLCCLNNSFGNFILKKFRTIGSTTIKLLMRLQIFKFYQETHSSKEYTQYKENLSNSPFYMNNPNMHKENERSVSSGHPVILSISQETFLSSGYILDSGDSTYQYVIQNASAYSKGQYTNESESNISKKQTSHSFSIANSVNCMDNHQIHDTKLVTLSHDTHSDIGNSNPLLKPRPTWKHYLITSLKRFSPETYSVFPLRLAVKVTMLPSFQAAVLLRNFAWCGLYVWGTTQIHRASSLEPWNTSQIPVVFWYVEESFMWMITWDYILELLSAQDVLGFIFSFSSLIDLATMPIAKAVARLVSQNSAVQYSIHVKNHFQKIRGPFLRYFQFGFLRVLRLARIEGILCQMIPWIGLARLRLISLIIGACVITLMFASAMFILEAPYSVAHSDYKTLNDFMFFSIVTISTVGYGDFSPHKTASKCIVMFAIVVALAFLPTQIQKLVSALQAPTTVVGRIPTLNQDYIILSGPIDPRQLISMCREFSVTLSPTLTSILIISPESVDQYLPVLRLAFLRESLSVAAIRLSHPSINLQVYYQGARAVYILGNVTSRILAKEKDLSIKDPNVLLLEDDHSTLLRFIGAQRICWPGIPVSIQLNGVLSRSVLEKMGAYSVVCLQHLKMKLIAKSCANCPGFNSLITNLFKHVPTQDNFSSNTYPRFGIPDENNSTMHLYWSGAMYGLYRLEFPKCFFGLPYTLLVRYLLKEYTIYFLGICFNYHHYWLNPVGYCIGDELRTSFTKTPFAGVVAAKSLRVVLDASKLMRIDISMENVCLEKKFLKEKKRSHRDCIEAFQKVKQENTPVHKNSNGLLRRNKTKHQVKKKKTERFSESINSKHHKSNSRNILNGYHYKELGIHLVDNVFTAKQYIFQKPELSIILVCGWPRGTATFLKTLQRSIETNVVLLAPHYPNDLSFKIMKMYSKVCVWIKGSGLEASDLLRAGVLMAKTCVVLNSSHVAWRQDLSLTETDTQSILVQKLIYALRNSKKSDRTALDDLNSVKYFSKKSNPQDIVDTTLQNFRVLFELKNTQLLGLLNKPFNFSKTQIEASFTPSVEDCLGNGNETLLWDEDTISFLYPDYVSGNATIEQMLYGIVSFDIPVSRFNIDTRIISSFVNGVSGSMKFFKNQTSSTWLEHIPSHFVSRPFGEIIEYFLQDGLKLAFAIYRCIQKRDTKWTPLQMLQGDSHQYVVITCPSLNTLLQKEDLIYILNPCPSTILGWLFCQNGT from the exons atgaggacaccaaaaaaaaaaccaataagtacatttttttctaatccaGAACAAATACAAGAGGCAAGGGGTCGGTGCCATAAAAGAAGCAACTCATTTAATAGTGATGCATCGTATTCTAATACAAAACCATTTGAGGAAATGACAGAGAAGAATGAACTTTATTCAAAAGATGCTGTAAAACTCTTTACCTCATGTTTTTACGATTTTGCAAAACATCCATTATCCGAAGGAACAAAACGCCGCAACACGgtcaaaaaatatcaaaattttaaaagcaaaTGTAGGCAGCTTTCActcgtattttatatattatttttattgggaGTAACAGCCAAGGAAACTACGAAATCTCAagatcttaattttatttgttttttacttGCCTCTTTTGGTAGTTATATTATATCTATTCTCATAGGGTGGTTTGTGATTATCGTAACTCTTTCAAGAAAACACGTTATTTACTCCATTACACTGATTTTTAAAAGAGTATTTTATCGTACAATCCTATTACATAATTGTTGTTATTTCACTAGTTCTTTTGTTGAAGACGAATCAAAGCATTTTCAAAACACAACTTCGcggaataaaacaaaaaataaaaaaaaaaatttttttttatgttgtttaaataattcttttggcaattttattttaaaaaaattcagaaccATTGGATCCACAACCATAAAACTCCTTATGCGTTTACAG atttttaaattctatcaaGAAACACATTCAAGCAAAGAGTACACACAATATAAAGAGAACTTATCAAACTCCCCATTTTACATGAACAATCCCAATATgcataaagaaaatgaaaggagTGTCTCATCTGGACATCCGGTCATACTCTCAATTTCCCAAGAGACCTTTTTATCCAGTGGTTACATTCTCGATTCTG GTGATTCTACATACCAATATGTCATACAAAATGCATCCGCTTACTCAAAAGGACAATATACAAATGAATCAGAAAGCAATATATCCAAAAAACAAACATCTCACTCTTTTTCTATCGCAAACTCAGTCAACTGCATGGACAATCACCAGATACATGATACAAAATTAGTTACGTTATCACATGATACACACAGTGACATTGGTAACTCCAATCCTTTATTAAAG ccAAGACCAACATGGAAACACTATCTGATTACAAGTCTGAAACGTTTTTCACCTGAAACTTACTCTGTTTTTCCTCTTCGTCTTGCTGTTAAAGTAACCATGCTTCCGTCCTTTCAAGCTGCCGTTCTTTTACGAAATTTCGCATGGTGCGGACTTTACGTTTGGGGCACAACACAAATACATCGAGCGTCTTCTTTAGAACCATGGAACACATCTCAAATTCCAGTTGTTTTTTGGTATGTCGAAGAGAGTTTTATGTGGATGATAACCTGGGATTACATACTCGAGTTACTTTCAGCACAAGATGTTTTAGG atttattttcagtttttcttcaCTAATAGATTTAGCGACAATGCCAATAGCTAAAGCAGTTGCGAGATTAGTGTCTCAGAATTCTGCAGTTCAATATTCAATTCATGTAAAAaaccattttcaaaaaataagaGGTCCATTTTTGCGATACTTTCAGTTTGGATTCCTTCGAGTACTACGTCTTGCACGAATTGAAGGTATTCTTTGTCAAATGATTCCTTGGATAGGACTTGCACGACTTCGCCttatatctttaattattgGAGCATGTGTTATAACACTAAT GTTTGCTTCCGCTATGTTTATTCTTGAAGCTCCTTATTCTGTTGCCCATTCTGATTACAAAACATTAAATGATTTTATGTTCTTTTCTATTGTAACCATTTCAACAG TGGGATATGGGGATTTTTCTCCTCACAAAACAGCATCGAAATGTATTGTTATGTTTGCTATTGTTGTCGCCCTTGCATTTCTTCCCACACAAATTCAAAAACTTGTCTCCGCTCTTCAG gctCCTACAACAGTAGTTGGTCGTATTCCTACTTTAAATCAAGACTACATTATACTTTCGGGACCTATCGACCCTCGTCAATTG ATATCAATGTGTCGTGAATTTTCAGTAACACTCTCTCCAACTTTAACATCGATTCTGATTATAAGTCCTGAATCGGTGGATCAGTATCTTCCTGTTTTGCGTTTAGCTTTTTTACGTGAGTCATTATCTGTTGCGGCTATACGTCTAAGTCATCCGTCAATCAATTTGCAAGTC TATTATCAAGGTGCACGTGCTGTCTACATTCTAGGAAACGTTACCTCAAGAATACTTGCTAAAGAAAAAGACTTAAGTATAAAAGATCCTAATGTACTGTTGTTAGAAGACGATCACAGTACCTTATTAAG ATTTATTGGGGCTCAGCGAATTTGTTGGCCTGGAATACCAGTAAGCATTCAGCTGAATGGGGTTCTATCTCGAAGTGTATTGGAAAAAATGGGGGCTTACAGT gTTGTCTGTTTACAacacttaaaaatgaaactcatTGCTAAAAGCTGCGCGAATTGCCCGGGTTTCAACTCGTTAATAaccaatttgtttaaacatgtTCCAACACAAGACAATTTTTCATCCAACACATATCCTCGATTCGGAATTCCAgacgaaaataattcaacaatgCATCTCTATTGGTCAGGAGCTATGTATGGGCTTTATCGTTTAGAATTTCCAAAATGTTTTTTTG GGCTCCCATATACACTACTAGTTCGATATTTACTCAAAgaatatactatatattttttaggaatatgttttaattaccat CATTACTGGTTAAATCCAGTGGGATATTGCATTGGAGACGAATTACGAACAAGCTTTACTAAAACACCTTTTGCAGGAGTTGTCGCTGCTAAATCTCTTCGCGTTGTATTAGAT GCATCTAAATTAATGAGAATTGATATATCTATGGAAAAcgtttgtttagaaaaaaaatttttaaaagagaaaaaacgaTCAC ATCGAGATTGTATAGAAGCGTttcaaaaagtaaaacaag AAAATACACCTGTACACAAAAATAGTAATGGGTTGCtgagaagaaataaaactaaacaT CaagtgaagaaaaaaaaaactgaacgATTCAGTGAGTCCATTAATAGTAAACATCATAAAAGCAATTCTCGCAACATTCTAAACGGATATCATTATAAAGAATTGGGAATTCATCTTGTTGACAATGTGTTTACAGctaaacaatacatttttcaaaaacctgagttatctattattttagTTTGTGGTTGGCCAAG AGGAACAGCTACTTTTTTGAAGACACTTCAAAGGAGTATCGAAACGAACGTTGTATTACTAGCTCCTCATTATCCTAATGACTTATCtttcaaaattatgaaaatgtattcgaaagTGTGCGTATGGATTAAAGGCTCCGGTCTTGAAGCGTCTGATTTATTACGAGCCGGAGTGTTAATG GCGAAAACATGTGTCGTGCTAAACTCGTCTCACGTTGCTTGGCGTCAAGATTTATCACTTACTGAAACAGATACTCAATCTATTCTTGTTCAAAAACTTATTTACGCGCTACGTAATTCTAAGAAATCAGACAGAACAGCTCTTGATGACCTGAATtcagtcaaatatttctcgaaaaagTCAAATCCTCAAG ATATTGTGGACACAACTTTACAAAACTTTCGTGTActctttgaattaaaaaatactcaaTTACTAGGTCTCTTAAACAAaccgtttaatttttctaaaacacAAATTGAAGCATCCTTTACACCTTCTGTTGAAGATTGTCTCGGGAACGGAAACGAAACCTTATTGTGGGATGAGGacacaatttcatttttgtaccCCGACTATGTTTCTGGCAACGCTACCATTGAACAGATGCTTTATGGAATAGTATCTTTTGATATACCCGTTTCACGATTTAACATTGATACAAGAATTATTAGTTCATTTGTGAAT GGTGTCTCTGgttcaatgaaattctttaaaaatcaaaCTTCCTCAACCTGGCTTGAACATATACCCAGTCATTTTGTTTCAAGGCCATTCggagaaattattgaatactTTCTTCAGGACGGGCTTAAATTAGCCTTTGCTATATATCGTTGCATTCAAAAAAGGGATACTAAAT gGACACCTTTACAAATGCTACAAGGTGATTCACATCAGTATGTTGTTATTACGTGCCCCTCTCTCAATACTCTTTTACAAAAAGAagatttaatatacattttaaaccCATGTCCAAGTACCATATTAGGGTGGCTTTTTTGCCAAAACGGCACCTAG
- the LOC128882537 gene encoding uncharacterized protein LOC128882537 isoform X2 gives MRTPKKKPISTFFSNPEQIQEARGRCHKRSNSFNSDASYSNTKPFEEMTEKNELYSKDAVKLFTSCFYDFAKHPLSEGTKRRNTVKKYQNFKSKCRQLSLVFYILFLLGVTAKETTKSQDLNFICFLLASFGSYIISILIGWFVIIVTLSRKHVIYSITLIFKRVFYRTILLHNCCYFTSSFVEDESKHFQNTTSRNKTKNKKKNFFLCCLNNSFGNFILKKFRTIGSTTIKLLMRLQIFKFYQETHSSKEYTQYKENLSNSPFYMNNPNMHKENERSVSSGHPVILSISQETFLSSGYILDSGDSTYQYVIQNASAYSKGQYTNESESNISKKQTSHSFSIANSVNCMDNHQIHDTKLVTLSHDTHSDIGNSNPLLKVLITCYFCFHHFFFNKKPRPTWKHYLITSLKRFSPETYSVFPLRLAVKVTMLPSFQAAVLLRNFAWCGLYVWGTTQIHRASSLEPWNTSQIPVVFWYVEESFMWMITWDYILELLSAQDVLGFIFSFSSLIDLATMPIAKAVARLVSQNSAVQYSIHFGFLRVLRLARIEGILCQMIPWIGLARLRLISLIIGACVITLMFASAMFILEAPYSVAHSDYKTLNDFMFFSIVTISTVGYGDFSPHKTASKCIVMFAIVVALAFLPTQIQKLVSALQAPTTVVGRIPTLNQDYIILSGPIDPRQLISMCREFSVTLSPTLTSILIISPESVDQYLPVLRLAFLRESLSVAAIRLSHPSINLQVYYQGARAVYILGNVTSRILAKEKDLSIKDPNVLLLEDDHSTLLRFIGAQRICWPGIPVSIQLNGVLSRSVLEKMGAYSVVCLQHLKMKLIAKSCANCPGFNSLITNLFKHVPTQDNFSSNTYPRFGIPDENNSTMHLYWSGAMYGLYRLEFPKCFFGLPYTLLVRYLLKEYTIYFLGICFNYHHYWLNPVGYCIGDELRTSFTKTPFAGVVAAKSLRVVLDASKLMRIDISMENVCLEKKFLKEKKRSHRDCIEAFQKVKQENTPVHKNSNGLLRRNKTKHQVKKKKTERFSESINSKHHKSNSRNILNGYHYKELGIHLVDNVFTAKQYIFQKPELSIILVCGWPRGTATFLKTLQRSIETNVVLLAPHYPNDLSFKIMKMYSKVCVWIKGSGLEASDLLRAGVLMAKTCVVLNSSHVAWRQDLSLTETDTQSILVQKLIYALRNSKKSDRTALDDLNSVKYFSKKSNPQDIVDTTLQNFRVLFELKNTQLLGLLNKPFNFSKTQIEASFTPSVEDCLGNGNETLLWDEDTISFLYPDYVSGNATIEQMLYGIVSFDIPVSRFNIDTRIISSFVNGVSGSMKFFKNQTSSTWLEHIPSHFVSRPFGEIIEYFLQDGLKLAFAIYRCIQKRDTKWTPLQMLQGDSHQYVVITCPSLNTLLQKEDLIYILNPCPSTILGWLFCQNGT, from the exons atgaggacaccaaaaaaaaaaccaataagtacatttttttctaatccaGAACAAATACAAGAGGCAAGGGGTCGGTGCCATAAAAGAAGCAACTCATTTAATAGTGATGCATCGTATTCTAATACAAAACCATTTGAGGAAATGACAGAGAAGAATGAACTTTATTCAAAAGATGCTGTAAAACTCTTTACCTCATGTTTTTACGATTTTGCAAAACATCCATTATCCGAAGGAACAAAACGCCGCAACACGgtcaaaaaatatcaaaattttaaaagcaaaTGTAGGCAGCTTTCActcgtattttatatattatttttattgggaGTAACAGCCAAGGAAACTACGAAATCTCAagatcttaattttatttgttttttacttGCCTCTTTTGGTAGTTATATTATATCTATTCTCATAGGGTGGTTTGTGATTATCGTAACTCTTTCAAGAAAACACGTTATTTACTCCATTACACTGATTTTTAAAAGAGTATTTTATCGTACAATCCTATTACATAATTGTTGTTATTTCACTAGTTCTTTTGTTGAAGACGAATCAAAGCATTTTCAAAACACAACTTCGcggaataaaacaaaaaataaaaaaaaaaatttttttttatgttgtttaaataattcttttggcaattttattttaaaaaaattcagaaccATTGGATCCACAACCATAAAACTCCTTATGCGTTTACAG atttttaaattctatcaaGAAACACATTCAAGCAAAGAGTACACACAATATAAAGAGAACTTATCAAACTCCCCATTTTACATGAACAATCCCAATATgcataaagaaaatgaaaggagTGTCTCATCTGGACATCCGGTCATACTCTCAATTTCCCAAGAGACCTTTTTATCCAGTGGTTACATTCTCGATTCTG GTGATTCTACATACCAATATGTCATACAAAATGCATCCGCTTACTCAAAAGGACAATATACAAATGAATCAGAAAGCAATATATCCAAAAAACAAACATCTCACTCTTTTTCTATCGCAAACTCAGTCAACTGCATGGACAATCACCAGATACATGATACAAAATTAGTTACGTTATCACATGATACACACAGTGACATTGGTAACTCCAATCCTTTATTAAAGGTATTGATaacttgttatttttgttttcatcattttttttttaataaaaagccAAGACCAACATGGAAACACTATCTGATTACAAGTCTGAAACGTTTTTCACCTGAAACTTACTCTGTTTTTCCTCTTCGTCTTGCTGTTAAAGTAACCATGCTTCCGTCCTTTCAAGCTGCCGTTCTTTTACGAAATTTCGCATGGTGCGGACTTTACGTTTGGGGCACAACACAAATACATCGAGCGTCTTCTTTAGAACCATGGAACACATCTCAAATTCCAGTTGTTTTTTGGTATGTCGAAGAGAGTTTTATGTGGATGATAACCTGGGATTACATACTCGAGTTACTTTCAGCACAAGATGTTTTAGG atttattttcagtttttcttcaCTAATAGATTTAGCGACAATGCCAATAGCTAAAGCAGTTGCGAGATTAGTGTCTCAGAATTCTGCAGTTCAATATTCAATTCAT TTTGGATTCCTTCGAGTACTACGTCTTGCACGAATTGAAGGTATTCTTTGTCAAATGATTCCTTGGATAGGACTTGCACGACTTCGCCttatatctttaattattgGAGCATGTGTTATAACACTAAT GTTTGCTTCCGCTATGTTTATTCTTGAAGCTCCTTATTCTGTTGCCCATTCTGATTACAAAACATTAAATGATTTTATGTTCTTTTCTATTGTAACCATTTCAACAG TGGGATATGGGGATTTTTCTCCTCACAAAACAGCATCGAAATGTATTGTTATGTTTGCTATTGTTGTCGCCCTTGCATTTCTTCCCACACAAATTCAAAAACTTGTCTCCGCTCTTCAG gctCCTACAACAGTAGTTGGTCGTATTCCTACTTTAAATCAAGACTACATTATACTTTCGGGACCTATCGACCCTCGTCAATTG ATATCAATGTGTCGTGAATTTTCAGTAACACTCTCTCCAACTTTAACATCGATTCTGATTATAAGTCCTGAATCGGTGGATCAGTATCTTCCTGTTTTGCGTTTAGCTTTTTTACGTGAGTCATTATCTGTTGCGGCTATACGTCTAAGTCATCCGTCAATCAATTTGCAAGTC TATTATCAAGGTGCACGTGCTGTCTACATTCTAGGAAACGTTACCTCAAGAATACTTGCTAAAGAAAAAGACTTAAGTATAAAAGATCCTAATGTACTGTTGTTAGAAGACGATCACAGTACCTTATTAAG ATTTATTGGGGCTCAGCGAATTTGTTGGCCTGGAATACCAGTAAGCATTCAGCTGAATGGGGTTCTATCTCGAAGTGTATTGGAAAAAATGGGGGCTTACAGT gTTGTCTGTTTACAacacttaaaaatgaaactcatTGCTAAAAGCTGCGCGAATTGCCCGGGTTTCAACTCGTTAATAaccaatttgtttaaacatgtTCCAACACAAGACAATTTTTCATCCAACACATATCCTCGATTCGGAATTCCAgacgaaaataattcaacaatgCATCTCTATTGGTCAGGAGCTATGTATGGGCTTTATCGTTTAGAATTTCCAAAATGTTTTTTTG GGCTCCCATATACACTACTAGTTCGATATTTACTCAAAgaatatactatatattttttaggaatatgttttaattaccat CATTACTGGTTAAATCCAGTGGGATATTGCATTGGAGACGAATTACGAACAAGCTTTACTAAAACACCTTTTGCAGGAGTTGTCGCTGCTAAATCTCTTCGCGTTGTATTAGAT GCATCTAAATTAATGAGAATTGATATATCTATGGAAAAcgtttgtttagaaaaaaaatttttaaaagagaaaaaacgaTCAC ATCGAGATTGTATAGAAGCGTttcaaaaagtaaaacaag AAAATACACCTGTACACAAAAATAGTAATGGGTTGCtgagaagaaataaaactaaacaT CaagtgaagaaaaaaaaaactgaacgATTCAGTGAGTCCATTAATAGTAAACATCATAAAAGCAATTCTCGCAACATTCTAAACGGATATCATTATAAAGAATTGGGAATTCATCTTGTTGACAATGTGTTTACAGctaaacaatacatttttcaaaaacctgagttatctattattttagTTTGTGGTTGGCCAAG AGGAACAGCTACTTTTTTGAAGACACTTCAAAGGAGTATCGAAACGAACGTTGTATTACTAGCTCCTCATTATCCTAATGACTTATCtttcaaaattatgaaaatgtattcgaaagTGTGCGTATGGATTAAAGGCTCCGGTCTTGAAGCGTCTGATTTATTACGAGCCGGAGTGTTAATG GCGAAAACATGTGTCGTGCTAAACTCGTCTCACGTTGCTTGGCGTCAAGATTTATCACTTACTGAAACAGATACTCAATCTATTCTTGTTCAAAAACTTATTTACGCGCTACGTAATTCTAAGAAATCAGACAGAACAGCTCTTGATGACCTGAATtcagtcaaatatttctcgaaaaagTCAAATCCTCAAG ATATTGTGGACACAACTTTACAAAACTTTCGTGTActctttgaattaaaaaatactcaaTTACTAGGTCTCTTAAACAAaccgtttaatttttctaaaacacAAATTGAAGCATCCTTTACACCTTCTGTTGAAGATTGTCTCGGGAACGGAAACGAAACCTTATTGTGGGATGAGGacacaatttcatttttgtaccCCGACTATGTTTCTGGCAACGCTACCATTGAACAGATGCTTTATGGAATAGTATCTTTTGATATACCCGTTTCACGATTTAACATTGATACAAGAATTATTAGTTCATTTGTGAAT GGTGTCTCTGgttcaatgaaattctttaaaaatcaaaCTTCCTCAACCTGGCTTGAACATATACCCAGTCATTTTGTTTCAAGGCCATTCggagaaattattgaatactTTCTTCAGGACGGGCTTAAATTAGCCTTTGCTATATATCGTTGCATTCAAAAAAGGGATACTAAAT gGACACCTTTACAAATGCTACAAGGTGATTCACATCAGTATGTTGTTATTACGTGCCCCTCTCTCAATACTCTTTTACAAAAAGAagatttaatatacattttaaaccCATGTCCAAGTACCATATTAGGGTGGCTTTTTTGCCAAAACGGCACCTAG